The following are encoded together in the Scomber japonicus isolate fScoJap1 chromosome 20, fScoJap1.pri, whole genome shotgun sequence genome:
- the LOC128381833 gene encoding neoverrucotoxin subunit beta-like produces MASDQLEMAALGRPFTLGMLYDARKDALIPGFTLWDTKSLQEYTVDTSQRSTNFHITASDSIESKSSLLDVEASLKASFLGGLIEVGGSAKYLNDKKKFKNQSRVTLQYKTTTNFKQLSMTKLANLDEQQKGVIEKSSATHVVTGILYGANAFFVFDSEKLDASSVQEIQGSMEAVIKKIPKFDIQGKVDIKMTEEEKALTNKFSCKFFGDLILESNPATFVEAVKTYVDLPKLLGENKENAVPLKVWMMPLKNFDSKAAESKGEISTVILKTAEDTLEGLRQFEMRCNDSLADSVSEDFPQIRKSLRSFQRQCNNYTSALQQAMAKTVISIREGKEDESSLKKLLEDREKSPSSNEKLSKWLDHKEREINVIGSCVDMMKGTNTKIVPNQSELDEEVLAPGVEDALCFVFTSLESADSCLKAMQNYSRSLELRSIDEEPWYFSNEVLTKMREKAKAFHDLAKPLKNSSSVRFLATAIANEKHKGVTIYHYNEGILVTDDFSKPSVPPVETITDKSALIWYACDLSLSPKTVNNNLILSDDNKKVTRGAWQDYPKNPARFDDCPQVLCKEGLTGRHYWEVEWSDGYNEDKAVGVAYKQNLRKGNKCVYLGQNDQSWVFGVNAESKLFAGQMYDWWDGSRVSTGIKRVGVYLDWPGGTLSFYNVSSNNLSHLYTHHAHFTEPVYPGCYIYIGNGSLFFCPVD; encoded by the exons GTTTCACATTGTGGGATACCAAAAGTTTACAAGAGTACACAGTTGACACCTCTCAGCGCAGCACTAACTTTCACATTACAGCATCTGACTCCATTGAATCCAAGTCCTCTCTGCTGGATGTTGAAGCTTCTCTTAAGGCCAGTTTCCTTGGTGGACTGATTGAAGTTGGAGGATCTGCCAAGTACCTGAATGATAAGAAGAAATTCAAgaatcagagcagagtgaccTTACAGTACAAAACTACCACCAATTTCAAGCAGTTGTCCATGACTAAACTTGCAAACCTGGACGAGCAACAGAAAGGTGTTATTGAGAAGAGTTCAGCAACACACGTGGTCACTGGCATCCTTTATGGAGCAAATGCTTTCTTTGTATTTGACAGTGAGAAGTTAGATGCTAGCAGTGTTCAGGAGATCCAGGGCAGCATGGAAGCTGTGATAAAGAAGATTCCAAAATTTGATATTCAGGGGAAAGTTGACATCAAGAtgactgaagaagaaaaagcccTGACAAACAAATTCTCCTGCAAATTCTTCGGGGATCTCATTCTTGAAAGCAACCCTGCAACATTTGTGGAGGCAGTGAAGACCTATGTAGATCTTCCAAAGCTCCtgggagaaaataaagagaacgCTGTTCCATTGAAGGTCTGGATGATGCCATTGAAGAATTTTGATTCCAAAGCTGCTGAGTCAAAGGGTGAGATCAGCACTGTAATACTGAAGACAGCTGAAGATACTCTAGAAGGTCTTAGGCAGTTTGAAATGAGATGCAATGATTCTCTGGCAGACAGCGTGTCAGAGGACTTTCCACAGATTCGCAAAAGTCTGAGAAGTTTCCAAAGACAGTGTAATAATTACACATCTGCACTTCAGCAGGCCATGGCGAAGACAGTCATCTCCATCCGTGAAGGCAAAGAAGATGAGAGCTCACTGAAGAAACTCTtggaagacagagaaaagtCACCATCAAGTAATGAAAAACTAAGCAAGTGGCTGgatcacaaagagagagagatcaatgTCATTGGGTCCTGTGTAGACATGATGAagggaacaaacacaaaaatcgTCCCAAATCAGTCAGAGTTGGATGAAGAGGTTCTTGCTCCAGGTGTAGAAGATGCTCTGTGCTTTGTCTTCACCTCTCTGGAAAGTGCTGACAGCTGCCTTAAAGCGATGCAGAACTACTCACGTTCACTTGAATTAAGAAGTATTGATGAAGAACCCTGGTACTTCTCAAATGAAGTGTTAaccaaaatgagagaaaaagccaAAGCTTTCCATGATCTTGCCAAACCTCTCAAGAACAGCAGCAGTGTCCGTTTCCTTGCAACAGCCATAGCAAATGAGAAACACAAAGGAGTGACCATCTACCATTACAATGAGGGCATTCTGGTCACTGATGACTTTTCAAAGCCTTCCGTCCCCCCTGTGGAGACGATCACAGACAAAAGTGCTTTAATATGGT atgcctgtgatcTCTCACTGAGtccaaaaacagtaaacaacaaccTTATTCTTTCTGATGACAACAAGAAGGTGACACGAGGAGCATGGCAGGACTATCCTAAAAACCCAGCAAGGTTTGATGATTGCCCTCAGGTGTTGTGCAAAGAGGGGCTGACTGGGCGCCATTACTGGGAGGTTGAGTGGAGTGATGGTTATAATGAAGATAAAGCTGTAGGTGTTGCATACAAACAAAATCTCAGGAAAGGGAATAAATGTGTCTATCTTGGGCAAAACGATCAATCATGGGTTTTTGGTGTCAATGCAGAATCAAAGCTCTTTGCAGGGCAAATGTATGATTGGTGGGATGGCTCTCGTGTCTCAACTGGCATCAAACGTGTTGGAGTGTATCTGGACTGGCCTGGtggcactctgtccttttaCAATGTCTCCTCTAACAACCTGAGTCACCTCTACACCCACCATGCTCATTTCACAGAGCCTGTTTACCCTGGCTGCTACATTTACATCGGAAATGGCTCTCTGTTCTTTTGCCCTGTTGACTAA